The stretch of DNA GGCTCCGGGCCGCCGCCTCGACCGCGTCGGCCAGGCGACCGAGTACCGCGGCGGCCTGCTCGTCGCTGATCGTCAGCGGGGGAAGGAGCCGTACGACGCTTGCGTGGCGGCCGCCGAGTTCGACGATCAGGCCCCGCCGCAGGCATTCCCGTTGGACGGCGGCGGCGAGTTCGGGTGCGGCGGGAAGGGGGTCCCGGACGCGGGGCAACGTCGGCCCGGCACCCGGGCTGTTCGCGACACCGCCACTCCCGCCGCCATCCCCGTCGACGCCCCCGGCGCCACCCCCGCCGCTCCTGGGGCAGATCAGGTCCGAGCCGGCGCCGGCTCCGCTGTCGCCCTCGGGTTCCCCATCTGGGTTCACCACTTCGAGGCCGATCATCAGCCCCCGTCCCCGTACCTCGCCGACGCAGGGGAAGTGGCCGGCCAGGTCGCGGAGTTGGGTCAGCATGTGGAGGCCGAGGGATGCCGCGCGTTCGGCGAGGCGGTTCTCCCGGACGTGGGCCAGGGTGGCAGTGCCCGCGGCCATGGCGAGCTGGTTGCCGCGGAACGTTCCCGCGTGGGCGCCGGGTTGCCAGACGTCGAGGTCGTCGCGGTAGACCACGACGGCCAGCGGAAGGCTGCCGCCGATGGCCTTGGACAGCACCATCACGTCCGGTGTCACACCGCTGTGCTCCACCGCCCAGAAGGTGCCCGTGCGGCCCACCCCCGTCTGGATCTCGTCGGCGATCAGCGGGACGGACCGGTCCTCGGTGATGCGGCGCATGCGCCGCATCCAGTCGTCCGGGGCGGGAATCACCCCGC from Streptomyces sp. 6-11-2 encodes:
- a CDS encoding diaminobutyrate--2-oxoglutarate transaminase family protein: MTVTESAPGGCASAGALASFEGILRRQSARESAARTYARALPIVPVRARGLTIEGADGRRYLDCLSGAGTLALGHNHPVVLEAIRDVLDSGAPLHALDLATPVKDAFVTELFHTLPPGLADRARVQFCGPAGTDAVEAAFKLVRAATGRTGLLAFSGAYHGMTEGALAASGHATDVRVARLPYPQDYRCPFGIGGARGAELSARWTESVLDDPKSGVPLPAGMILEPVQGEGGVIPAPDDWMRRMRRITEDRSVPLIADEIQTGVGRTGTFWAVEHSGVTPDVMVLSKAIGGSLPLAVVVYRDDLDVWQPGAHAGTFRGNQLAMAAGTATLAHVRENRLAERAASLGLHMLTQLRDLAGHFPCVGEVRGRGLMIGLEVVNPDGEPEGDSGAGAGSDLICPRSGGGGAGGVDGDGGGSGGVANSPGAGPTLPRVRDPLPAAPELAAAVQRECLRRGLIVELGGRHASVVRLLPPLTISDEQAAAVLGRLADAVEAAARSHTGRDGQERGAPRRRPQPTGHSAGAG